One window of Lagenorhynchus albirostris chromosome 16, mLagAlb1.1, whole genome shotgun sequence genomic DNA carries:
- the CH25H gene encoding cholesterol 25-hydroxylase, with protein MSSRNGSELHVLCSSGQLFLQPLWDRLRTWEALIQSPFFPVFFSITTYVGFCLPFVVLDVLCPWVPALRRYKIHPDFSPSAWQQLPCLGQTLYQHVVFVFPMTLLHWAASPALLPPEAPELLQLVRHVVLCLLLFDTEFFVWHVLHHKVPWLYRTFHKMHHQNSAPFALATQYMSVGELFSLGFFDMMNVLLLQCHPLTVLTFHVVNIWLSVEDHSGYDFPWSTHKLVPFGWYGGVEHHDLHHSQFTCNFAPYFTHWDKILGTLRSARAK; from the coding sequence ATGAGCAGCCGCAACGGCTCCGAGCTCCACGTCCTCTGCAGCTCCGGCCAGCTGTTCTTGCAGCCCCTCTGGGACCGCCTCAGGACCTGGGAGGCCCTCATCCAGTCGCCCTTCTTCCCCGTCTTCTTCTCCATCACCACCTACGTGGGCTTCTGCCTGCCCTTCGTGGTGCTGGACGTCCTGTGCCCCTGGGTGCCCGCGCTACGGCGCTACAAGATCCACCCGGACTTCTCGCCGTCGGCTTGGCAGCAGCTGCCCTGTCTGGGGCAGACGCTCTACCAGCACGTGGTGTTCGTGTTCCCCATGACACTGCTGCACTGGGCGGCCAGCCCCGCCCTCCTGCCCCCCGAAGCCCCCGAGCTGCTCCAGCTGGTCCGCCACGTCGTGCTCTGCCTGCTGCTCTTCGACACCGAGTTCTTCGTGTGGCACGTGCTGCACCACAAGGTGCCCTGGCTGTACCGGACCTTCCACAAGATGCACCACCAGAACTCGGCCCCATTCGCGCTGGCCACGCAATACATGAGCGTCGGGGAGCTGTTTTCCTTGGGTTTCTTTGACATGATGAACGTCTTGCTGCTCCAGTGCCACCCGCTCACTGTCCTGACCTTCCACGTGGTCAACATCTGGCTGTCGGTGGAGGACCACTCGGGCTACGACTTCCCCTGGTCCACGCACAAACTGGTACCTTTCGGGTGGTATGGGGGCGTGGAACACCACGACCTGCATCACTCCCAGTTTACCTGCAACTTCGCCCCTTACTTCACACACTGGGACAAAATACTGGGAACCCTGCGGTCTGCTCGCGCCAAGTGA